The following are encoded together in the Acidovorax sp. KKS102 genome:
- a CDS encoding VOC family protein, translating to MTTNQGIGVVGVYVDDHDEALAFYVGKLGFRVHTDVRNGPYRWLTVQHPDQPGFQLGLFRPGPPIHDEATAQTLRAMVAKGAMPALVLHVADCRADYARLRDLGVEFTQEPVDRYGNVDAGFRDPAGNGWKMIQLAAGGAQ from the coding sequence ATGACGACGAACCAAGGCATTGGTGTGGTGGGCGTGTATGTGGACGACCATGATGAAGCGCTCGCGTTTTACGTGGGCAAGCTCGGGTTTCGCGTGCACACGGACGTGCGCAACGGGCCCTACCGCTGGCTGACGGTGCAGCACCCTGACCAGCCAGGCTTTCAGCTGGGCTTGTTCAGGCCCGGCCCACCGATCCATGATGAAGCCACAGCGCAAACTTTGCGCGCGATGGTGGCCAAAGGTGCCATGCCTGCGCTGGTGCTTCATGTTGCGGACTGCCGCGCCGACTATGCCCGGCTGCGGGATCTGGGCGTGGAGTTCACACAGGAGCCCGTGGACCGGTACGGCAATGTGGACGCAGGCTTTCGCGACCCGGCGGGCAACGGCTGGAAGATGATCCAGCTGGCCGCTGGAGGTGCGCAATGA
- a CDS encoding NAD(P)-dependent oxidoreductase: protein MKRLLILGATGSLGRHVLQQAVAAGHQVSVIVRNPAKLPPDLRSRITVHPVDLGTVATGALADLVRGHEALINCAGLVTEGRAFVDLVDRVVSSVESLAPSERPICWFMAGAAVLDIGQTGRRGVELPKVRDTYWPHRKNFERLNTSPIDWRLLCPGPMVDQAALGIDRLRIAADQLPVSMPSFAGRLPSPLLLLLFASKVPQMIVPYADAAALMLAHLAPRGAMSRHRVGLALPVGMRGKKDTWAAKPRSAS, encoded by the coding sequence ATGAAGCGTCTTCTCATCCTGGGAGCCACGGGCTCCCTCGGCCGCCACGTGCTGCAGCAGGCTGTGGCAGCCGGCCACCAGGTATCGGTCATCGTGCGCAACCCCGCCAAGCTGCCCCCGGACCTGCGGTCACGCATCACGGTGCACCCTGTGGACCTGGGCACGGTAGCCACCGGCGCTTTGGCCGACTTGGTTCGGGGCCACGAGGCACTGATCAACTGCGCGGGGCTGGTCACCGAAGGCCGCGCATTTGTCGATCTTGTGGACCGCGTTGTTTCCAGTGTGGAATCCCTGGCGCCTTCCGAGCGGCCGATCTGCTGGTTCATGGCGGGCGCCGCCGTGCTCGACATCGGCCAGACAGGCCGCCGGGGGGTTGAACTGCCCAAGGTGCGCGACACCTATTGGCCGCACCGGAAGAACTTTGAGCGCCTGAACACGTCCCCCATTGACTGGCGGCTGCTGTGCCCCGGGCCGATGGTGGACCAAGCCGCGCTCGGCATCGACCGGCTGCGCATTGCTGCGGACCAGCTGCCGGTCTCTATGCCGTCCTTTGCAGGCAGGCTCCCCAGCCCGCTGTTGCTATTGCTCTTTGCGTCGAAGGTGCCGCAGATGATCGTGCCCTATGCCGATGCAGCGGCGCTGATGCTGGCCCATCTTGCGCCCCGGGGCGCGATGTCCCGGCACCGCGTGGGCCTCGCGCTGCCCGTGGGCATGCGCGGCAAGAAAGACACCTGGGCGGCCAAGCCCCGCAGTGCCAGCTGA
- a CDS encoding helix-turn-helix domain-containing protein, which yields MPSVPPKPPVKGEAAHPIAPQDPALLRRLLRAKDHMDAASHEAWPVQRLAEVSGVSEAHFARSFRQAFGIPPHRYLLTRRIEQATTLLRDTDLPITEIAFATGWESLGTFGRTFRDITGHSPSVVRQQAHATVEALDKVPVCVLKAAQRPDLITAVSEKRRRQAAGTKPTSATNQEI from the coding sequence ATGCCCTCCGTGCCCCCGAAGCCCCCAGTCAAAGGCGAAGCCGCCCACCCGATTGCGCCCCAAGACCCGGCGCTTTTGCGCCGCCTGTTGCGCGCCAAGGACCACATGGACGCTGCGTCGCACGAGGCCTGGCCAGTCCAGCGGCTGGCGGAGGTGAGCGGCGTCTCGGAGGCGCATTTCGCCCGGTCCTTCCGGCAGGCCTTTGGCATCCCGCCCCACCGCTACCTGCTGACACGCCGCATCGAGCAAGCCACCACGCTGCTGCGAGACACGGACCTGCCCATCACCGAGATCGCGTTTGCCACAGGCTGGGAGAGCCTGGGCACCTTTGGGCGCACCTTCCGTGACATCACGGGGCACAGCCCCAGTGTGGTGCGCCAGCAGGCCCATGCCACTGTGGAGGCACTGGACAAGGTACCCGTCTGCGTTTTGAAGGCTGCGCAACGTCCCGACCTCATCACCGCAGTTTCGGAGAAGCGCCGCCGCCAGGCCGCAGGTACAAAGCCGACATCAGCAACAAACCAGGAGATCTGA
- the yjgA gene encoding ribosome biogenesis factor YjgA → MSRKPKKGYFVRGQFVAEGSELDIQLKAELKGTPDASRTDLKRESDELQDLGKELLTLRADLFDAVGLPDKLVEALAEAKRITNFEGKRRQMQYVGKLMRKLEPELVQAARQALEEQHKGSATEKLQLHLAEQWRDRLIADDDTLAAWMAEHPTTDTQQLRALIRQARKDAQPAGKEANVQVSQGLAPRKGRAYRELFQLVREHLGGTGTADAGDTDEDNDDE, encoded by the coding sequence ATGTCACGCAAACCCAAAAAAGGCTACTTTGTGCGAGGCCAGTTCGTTGCCGAAGGCAGCGAACTGGACATCCAGCTCAAGGCCGAACTCAAAGGCACGCCCGATGCCAGCCGCACCGATCTCAAGCGCGAGAGCGATGAACTGCAGGACCTGGGCAAGGAGTTGCTGACCCTGCGCGCCGACCTGTTCGACGCCGTGGGCCTGCCCGACAAGCTGGTGGAGGCGCTGGCCGAGGCCAAGCGCATCACCAACTTTGAAGGCAAGCGCCGCCAGATGCAGTACGTGGGCAAGCTCATGCGCAAGCTCGAACCCGAGCTGGTGCAGGCCGCCCGACAGGCCCTGGAAGAGCAGCACAAGGGCTCTGCCACCGAAAAGCTGCAGCTGCACCTGGCCGAACAATGGCGCGACCGCCTGATCGCCGATGACGACACGCTGGCCGCCTGGATGGCCGAGCACCCCACCACCGACACCCAGCAGCTGCGCGCGCTGATCCGCCAGGCTCGCAAGGACGCACAGCCCGCAGGCAAAGAGGCCAATGTCCAGGTCTCGCAAGGCCTGGCGCCCCGCAAGGGCCGTGCGTACCGCGAGCTGTTCCAGCTGGTGCGCGAGCACCTGGGCGGCACCGGCACGGCAGATGCCGGCGACACCGACGAGGACAACGACGATGAGTGA
- the pmbA gene encoding metalloprotease PmbA: MNKPSNRAPRTPGALTAAPAAATSRTPDSGFSYSRPFFEELVDRALAHAKKLGATDAGAEASEGCGLSVSVRKGELENVERNRDKSLGVTVYIGHRRGNASTSDFSTKAIEQTVQAAYDIARFTAEDPVAGLPDADDIAPADTHRDLQLFHPWAITSEEAAEMAMACEAAAFKTHRRITNSEGAGVSAQQSHFFSAHTRGFRGGYASSRHSFSVAPIASLPGKNGEMQRDAWYSSMRNAADLASPEAVGRYAAQRALSRLGSRKIPTTQCPVLFESTLASGLLGGFVQAISGGSLYRKSSFLLDSLGKMVFPKHIDILEDPFILGGKGSSPFDEEGVRVAPRKVVKGGRVEGYFLSSYSARKLGMKTTGNAGGSHNLVMTSRLTQASDNLDAMLQKLGTGLFVVELMGQGVNYVTGDYSRGASGFWVENGKIAFPVHEITIAGNLKDMLKGIEAVGADAYNYGAKTVGSILVNRMKVAGS, from the coding sequence ATGAACAAACCCTCCAACCGCGCCCCGCGCACCCCTGGCGCGCTGACCGCCGCGCCCGCAGCCGCCACCTCTCGCACCCCTGACAGCGGCTTCAGCTACAGCCGCCCGTTTTTTGAAGAGCTGGTGGACCGCGCCCTGGCGCATGCCAAAAAGCTGGGCGCCACCGATGCAGGCGCTGAGGCGTCCGAAGGCTGCGGCCTCTCGGTCAGCGTGCGCAAGGGCGAGCTGGAGAACGTGGAGCGCAACCGCGACAAGTCGCTGGGCGTGACGGTCTACATCGGCCACCGCCGGGGCAACGCGAGCACGTCAGACTTTTCGACCAAGGCGATCGAGCAGACCGTGCAGGCGGCCTACGACATCGCCCGCTTCACGGCCGAAGATCCCGTGGCTGGTCTGCCCGATGCCGACGACATCGCGCCTGCTGACACGCACCGCGACCTGCAACTCTTCCACCCTTGGGCCATCACCAGCGAAGAGGCTGCAGAGATGGCCATGGCCTGCGAAGCCGCCGCATTCAAGACGCACCGCCGCATCACCAACAGCGAAGGCGCGGGCGTGTCGGCCCAGCAAAGCCATTTCTTCAGCGCTCACACGCGCGGCTTTCGCGGCGGCTATGCCAGTTCGCGCCACAGCTTCTCGGTGGCACCCATCGCTTCGCTGCCCGGCAAGAACGGCGAGATGCAGCGCGATGCCTGGTACAGCTCCATGCGCAATGCGGCCGACCTGGCATCGCCCGAGGCCGTGGGCCGCTACGCAGCGCAGCGCGCGCTGAGCCGCCTGGGCAGCCGCAAGATCCCCACCACACAGTGCCCCGTGCTGTTTGAATCGACGCTGGCCTCAGGCCTGCTGGGCGGTTTTGTGCAGGCCATCAGTGGCGGCTCGCTGTACCGCAAGAGCAGCTTCTTGCTCGACTCGCTGGGCAAGATGGTCTTCCCCAAGCACATCGACATCCTCGAAGACCCGTTCATTCTGGGCGGCAAGGGCAGCTCGCCGTTTGACGAGGAAGGCGTGCGCGTGGCGCCGCGCAAGGTCGTCAAAGGCGGTCGGGTGGAAGGCTATTTCCTGTCGAGCTACTCGGCCCGCAAGCTGGGCATGAAGACCACCGGCAACGCCGGGGGCTCGCACAACCTGGTGATGACCTCGCGCCTCACGCAGGCCAGCGACAACCTGGACGCCATGCTGCAAAAGCTGGGCACCGGCCTGTTTGTGGTGGAGCTGATGGGCCAGGGCGTGAACTACGTGACGGGCGACTATTCGCGCGGCGCCAGCGGCTTCTGGGTGGAGAACGGCAAGATCGCCTTCCCGGTGCACGAGATCACCATCGCGGGCAACCTGAAAGACATGCTCAAGGGCATCGAGGCCGTGGGCGCGGATGCCTACAACTACGGCGCCAAGACGGTGGGCTCCATCCTGGTCAACCGCATGAAGGTGGCGGGCAGCTGA
- a CDS encoding tartrate dehydrogenase, translating into MTSSAPAKTYRIALIAGDGIGKEVMPEGLRVVLAAAKRFGIALETTTIDWASCDYYAAHGKMMPDDWKAQLSGMDAIFFGAVGWPATVPDHVSLWGSLLKFRREFDQYINLRPVRLFEGVPCPLAGRKPGDIDYYVVRENTEGEYTSLGGVMYEGTDREIVIQESVYSRHGANRLLKFSFDLAQSRSKKHVTLATKSNGIAISMPWWDQRADDVAQGYPEVTLDKQHIDILTARFVLQPGRFDVVAATNLFGDILSDLGPATTGTIGLAPSANLNPERHFPSLFEPVHGSAPDIYGKNIANPIAMIWSGALMLDFLTHGQGAGRQAHDAIVSAIDETIKDGPRTPDLGGTASTTQVGEAVAARVSAQTE; encoded by the coding sequence ATGACCTCTTCCGCCCCCGCCAAAACCTACCGCATCGCCCTCATCGCCGGAGACGGCATTGGCAAGGAGGTGATGCCCGAAGGCCTGCGCGTGGTGTTGGCCGCTGCCAAACGCTTTGGCATCGCGCTCGAAACCACCACCATCGACTGGGCCAGCTGCGACTACTACGCGGCCCACGGAAAAATGATGCCGGACGACTGGAAAGCACAGCTGTCGGGCATGGACGCCATCTTCTTCGGCGCCGTCGGCTGGCCTGCCACCGTGCCCGACCATGTGTCCCTCTGGGGTTCGCTGCTCAAGTTTCGCCGCGAATTCGACCAGTACATCAACCTGCGCCCTGTGCGCTTGTTCGAGGGCGTGCCCTGCCCCCTGGCCGGCCGAAAGCCCGGCGACATCGACTACTACGTGGTGCGCGAGAACACCGAGGGTGAATACACCTCGCTGGGTGGCGTGATGTACGAAGGCACCGACCGCGAGATCGTGATCCAGGAGTCGGTCTACTCCCGCCACGGCGCCAACCGCCTTTTGAAGTTCTCCTTTGACCTGGCCCAAAGCCGCTCCAAAAAGCACGTCACCCTGGCCACCAAAAGCAACGGCATCGCCATCAGCATGCCCTGGTGGGACCAGCGCGCTGACGACGTGGCCCAAGGCTACCCCGAGGTCACGCTGGACAAGCAGCACATCGACATCCTCACCGCCCGCTTCGTGCTGCAACCCGGCCGCTTCGACGTGGTGGCTGCCACCAACCTGTTCGGCGACATCCTGAGCGACCTGGGCCCCGCCACCACCGGCACCATTGGCCTGGCCCCCTCGGCCAACCTGAACCCCGAGCGCCACTTCCCCAGCCTGTTCGAGCCCGTGCACGGCTCAGCGCCGGACATTTACGGCAAAAACATCGCCAATCCGATTGCGATGATCTGGTCGGGTGCGCTGATGCTGGACTTCCTTACCCACGGCCAGGGCGCAGGTCGGCAGGCGCACGATGCGATCGTGAGCGCCATTGACGAGACGATCAAGGACGGGCCACGCACGCCGGACCTGGGCGGCACGGCCAGCACGACGCAGGTGGGTGAGGCCGTCGCGGCGAGAGTGAGTGCACAGACCGAATGA
- a CDS encoding GatB/YqeY domain-containing protein, with the protein MSLKDQITEDMKTAMRAKDSERLGTIRLLQAAMKQKEVDERITLDDAAVVAIVDKLIKQRKDSITAFEGAGRQDLADKEKAEMAVLQAYLPERMSAEETLAAVKAIVAEVGASGPGDMGKVMGVVKTRLAGKADMGQVSAAVKAALAG; encoded by the coding sequence ATGAGCCTCAAGGACCAGATCACCGAAGACATGAAAACCGCCATGCGCGCCAAGGACAGCGAGCGCCTGGGCACCATCCGCCTGCTGCAGGCCGCGATGAAGCAGAAGGAAGTGGACGAGCGCATCACCCTGGACGATGCCGCCGTGGTCGCCATCGTGGACAAGCTGATCAAGCAGCGCAAGGACTCCATCACCGCCTTTGAAGGCGCTGGCCGCCAGGACCTGGCCGACAAGGAAAAGGCCGAGATGGCGGTGCTGCAGGCCTACCTGCCTGAGCGCATGTCGGCCGAGGAAACGCTGGCCGCTGTGAAGGCCATCGTGGCTGAGGTGGGCGCATCGGGCCCTGGCGACATGGGCAAGGTGATGGGTGTGGTCAAGACCCGCCTGGCGGGCAAGGCCGACATGGGCCAGGTGTCGGCTGCGGTGAAGGCCGCGCTGGCGGGCTGA
- the cysE gene encoding serine O-acetyltransferase, with translation MLARLRSDIQCILDRDPAARSTWEVITCYPGLHAIWLHRPAHWCWHHGLKWLGRFISHFARWFTGIEIHPGAKIGERVFFDHAMGVVVGETAEIGDGCTIYQGVTLGGTSLYKGTKRHPTLGKDVVVSAGAKVLGGFEVGDGAKIGSNAVVIKPVPAGATAVGIPARIIPSKEGQSADVTESQPARKFTAYGITQEDDPLSQAMRGLIDNASSQEHQIALLWQAIEKLSAANQQAKDCVPCDAAIKEQFEAGKLNELVGK, from the coding sequence ATGCTCGCCCGCCTGCGCTCCGATATCCAGTGCATCCTCGACCGCGATCCTGCCGCGCGCAGCACGTGGGAGGTGATCACCTGTTATCCGGGCCTGCACGCGATCTGGCTGCACCGCCCCGCGCACTGGTGCTGGCACCACGGCCTCAAGTGGCTGGGGCGTTTCATCTCGCACTTTGCGCGCTGGTTCACCGGCATCGAGATCCATCCCGGCGCCAAGATCGGCGAGCGCGTGTTCTTTGACCATGCCATGGGCGTGGTGGTGGGCGAGACCGCCGAGATCGGCGATGGCTGCACCATCTACCAGGGCGTGACGCTGGGCGGCACTTCGCTGTACAAGGGCACCAAGCGCCACCCCACGCTGGGCAAGGACGTGGTGGTGAGCGCGGGCGCCAAGGTGCTGGGTGGCTTTGAGGTGGGTGATGGTGCCAAGATCGGCTCCAACGCCGTGGTCATCAAGCCGGTGCCTGCAGGCGCCACGGCGGTGGGTATCCCGGCGCGCATCATCCCGTCCAAAGAGGGGCAGAGTGCCGACGTGACCGAATCCCAGCCGGCGCGCAAGTTCACCGCCTATGGCATTACGCAGGAAGACGACCCACTGTCGCAGGCCATGCGCGGCTTGATCGACAACGCCTCATCGCAAGAGCATCAGATTGCGCTGCTGTGGCAGGCCATCGAAAAACTCTCGGCCGCCAACCAGCAGGCCAAGGACTGCGTGCCTTGCGACGCGGCGATTAAGGAGCAGTTCGAGGCGGGCAAGCTCAACGAGTTGGTGGGCAAGTAG
- a CDS encoding LysR substrate-binding domain-containing protein — MHKNPAAEDLRVFTAVVRKASFGGAATELGTSPAYVSKRIRLLEQDLQVKLLHRTTRRVAVTEEGERVFHWAQRILDDMEQLMQEVAVTRSEPRGLLRVSSSFGFGRQIVAPALSRLVEQHPGLQVRLEVFDRLVDVAGEGFDLDVRVGDEIAPHLIARRLADNHRVLCAAPAYLQRKGTPRTVADLAAHDCLVIKERDHPFGVWRLRSGAQEESVKVRGPLSANNGEMAVQWAVDGRGVVLRSLWDVGAHLQAGRLVQVLPQWQQEANVWAVYPTRLERSAKVRVCVEFLQAYFRAGWAVRGAEAGAGANAPG, encoded by the coding sequence GTGCATAAAAATCCTGCAGCGGAAGACCTGCGCGTGTTCACGGCCGTGGTGCGCAAGGCGAGCTTTGGCGGCGCTGCCACCGAGCTGGGGACTTCACCCGCCTACGTCAGCAAGCGTATTCGCCTGCTGGAGCAGGACTTGCAGGTCAAGCTGCTGCATCGCACCACCCGCCGCGTGGCGGTGACGGAGGAGGGTGAGCGCGTCTTCCACTGGGCGCAGCGCATTCTGGACGACATGGAGCAGCTGATGCAGGAGGTGGCGGTGACGCGCAGCGAGCCGCGCGGGTTGCTGCGGGTGAGCAGCAGCTTCGGCTTTGGCCGCCAGATCGTGGCGCCCGCGCTGTCACGGCTGGTGGAACAGCACCCGGGGCTGCAGGTGCGGCTGGAGGTGTTCGACCGGCTGGTGGATGTGGCGGGTGAAGGGTTTGATCTGGATGTGCGCGTGGGCGACGAGATTGCGCCGCACCTCATTGCCCGCCGCCTGGCCGACAACCACCGCGTGTTGTGTGCGGCGCCCGCCTACCTGCAGCGCAAGGGCACGCCGCGCACGGTGGCCGACCTGGCGGCGCACGACTGCCTGGTGATCAAGGAGCGCGACCACCCCTTTGGCGTGTGGCGCCTGCGCAGCGGCGCACAGGAAGAATCGGTCAAGGTGCGCGGCCCGCTGTCAGCCAACAACGGCGAGATGGCCGTGCAGTGGGCGGTGGATGGGCGCGGTGTGGTACTGCGCTCGCTGTGGGATGTGGGCGCGCACCTGCAGGCGGGACGCCTGGTGCAGGTGCTGCCGCAGTGGCAGCAGGAGGCGAATGTGTGGGCCGTCTACCCCACGCGGCTGGAGCGCTCGGCCAAGGTGCGGGTGTGCGTGGAGTTTCTGCAGGCGTATTTCCGCGCCGGGTGGGCGGTGCGGGGCGCAGAGGCCGGAGCGGGTGCAAACGCCCCAGGTTGA
- a CDS encoding LysR family transcriptional regulator has translation MRNLNLDQLQTLIAIADLGTFAAAAQALHLAPPTVSMHIKELESRLGAELVVRGRRQADLTPAGEVLVREGRQLLLASDDLVERVRRHASGREGMVRVGVSAGVSTRLLPRMLEALAVRSPGVEIRLEAVGSAESMQRLKAGTLDIAIVASPQPPLAEVKQTPWRNDPMVALLPAAWEAPDRIGPDWLARRRWASFAPATQMHGLIANWFGQAGHHPRPFLALSYPGALKSLAVASQCAALLPMEEVEDLQGTPGVQIRPLQPPLMRPMAVAHRHQPPPSPAVEGVLELLAEFADFAE, from the coding sequence ATGCGTAACCTCAACCTCGACCAGCTGCAGACCCTGATCGCCATCGCCGACCTGGGCACCTTTGCGGCTGCCGCGCAGGCGTTGCACCTCGCGCCGCCCACGGTGAGCATGCACATCAAGGAACTGGAATCGCGCCTGGGCGCCGAGCTGGTGGTGCGCGGGCGGCGGCAGGCCGACCTCACCCCCGCTGGCGAGGTGCTGGTGCGCGAAGGCCGCCAGCTGTTGCTGGCCAGCGATGACCTGGTGGAACGCGTGCGGCGCCACGCGTCGGGCCGCGAAGGCATGGTGCGGGTGGGCGTGTCGGCGGGCGTCAGCACCCGGCTGCTGCCGCGCATGCTGGAGGCGCTGGCGGTGCGCAGCCCGGGGGTGGAAATCCGCCTGGAGGCCGTGGGCTCGGCCGAGTCGATGCAGCGCCTCAAGGCGGGCACGTTGGACATTGCCATCGTCGCCAGCCCCCAGCCCCCGCTGGCCGAAGTCAAGCAAACACCCTGGCGCAACGACCCCATGGTGGCCCTGCTGCCCGCCGCGTGGGAGGCACCCGACCGTATCGGCCCCGACTGGCTGGCCCGCCGCCGCTGGGCATCCTTTGCGCCCGCCACGCAGATGCACGGGCTGATCGCCAACTGGTTTGGCCAAGCGGGGCATCACCCGCGCCCGTTTCTGGCGCTGAGCTACCCCGGCGCCCTCAAAAGCCTGGCCGTGGCCAGCCAGTGTGCCGCCTTGCTACCGATGGAAGAGGTGGAAGACCTGCAGGGCACGCCCGGCGTGCAGATCCGCCCCCTGCAGCCGCCGCTGATGCGCCCCATGGCCGTGGCGCACCGCCACCAGCCGCCGCCCTCCCCGGCGGTGGAGGGCGTGCTGGAGTTGCTGGCGGAATTTGCGGATTTCGCAGAGTGA
- the mog gene encoding molybdopterin adenylyltransferase, translating to MSEAVHDAVKIGIVSISDRASTGVYEDKGLPALQDWLTRALHNPITFEPRLIPDEQAGISATLIELVDAGCALVLTTGGTGPALRDVTPEATLAVAHKEMPGFGEQMRQISLKFVPTAILSRQVAVIRGNSLIINLPGQPKAIAETLEGLKDADGKQIVPGIFAAVPYCIDLIGGPYLETRDEVCKAFRPKTAIRAPRTSI from the coding sequence ATGAGTGAAGCCGTCCACGACGCCGTCAAGATCGGCATCGTCTCCATCAGCGACCGCGCCAGCACTGGCGTTTATGAAGACAAGGGCCTGCCCGCACTGCAGGACTGGCTCACGCGTGCGCTGCACAACCCCATCACCTTCGAGCCGCGTCTGATCCCCGATGAACAGGCCGGCATCAGCGCCACGCTGATCGAGTTGGTGGACGCCGGTTGCGCGTTGGTGCTGACCACGGGTGGCACCGGCCCCGCACTGCGCGATGTAACGCCCGAGGCCACGCTGGCTGTGGCGCACAAGGAGATGCCCGGCTTTGGCGAGCAGATGCGCCAGATCAGCCTGAAGTTCGTTCCCACGGCCATCCTCTCGCGCCAAGTGGCAGTGATCCGTGGAAACAGCCTCATCATCAATCTGCCCGGCCAGCCCAAGGCGATTGCCGAGACACTGGAGGGACTGAAGGACGCCGACGGCAAGCAGATCGTGCCGGGCATCTTTGCTGCAGTGCCCTACTGCATCGACCTGATCGGCGGGCCTTACCTGGAAACGCGCGATGAGGTGTGCAAGGCGTTCCGGCCCAAGACGGCGATTCGCGCACCGCGCACATCCATCTGA
- the rpsU gene encoding 30S ribosomal protein S21: MTTIRVKENEPFDVALRRFKRTIEKLGLLTDLRAREFYEKPTAERKRKKAAAVKRHYKRVRSMQLPKKLY, encoded by the coding sequence ATGACTACGATCCGCGTAAAAGAAAACGAACCCTTTGACGTTGCACTGCGCCGCTTCAAGCGCACCATTGAAAAGCTCGGCCTGCTGACCGACCTGCGCGCCCGTGAGTTCTACGAAAAGCCCACCGCCGAGCGCAAGCGCAAGAAGGCTGCTGCCGTGAAGCGTCACTACAAGCGCGTTCGCAGCATGCAACTGCCCAAGAAGCTGTACTAA
- a CDS encoding RNA methyltransferase: protein MKTRFVLINTSHAGNVGAAARAMKTMGFDDLVLVGPRWANVLRREETIQRASGALDVLNNARIVATLDEALDGMSHLCATAMTPRDFGPPTAAPRAHFEMLLKSELLRHEALAQEAQNPSNSSGDTPADPGAAPQAGVAFLFGSERFGMTNEDVYRCHVALSIPTNPGFGSLNLGAAIQVIAYEWRQALGGFAVQDATPPRALADAAQVAGMLGHWEQALTSIGFLDPAAPKKLMPRLNQLFNRAQLSPEEIHILRGVAKAMIETAQAKR, encoded by the coding sequence ATGAAGACCCGTTTTGTCCTGATCAACACCAGCCACGCCGGCAATGTGGGCGCCGCCGCCCGCGCCATGAAAACCATGGGGTTTGACGACCTGGTGCTGGTCGGTCCACGCTGGGCCAACGTGCTGCGGCGCGAGGAAACCATCCAGCGCGCCAGCGGCGCCCTCGATGTGCTGAACAACGCTCGCATCGTCGCCACGCTGGACGAGGCCCTGGACGGCATGAGCCACTTGTGCGCCACGGCCATGACGCCCCGCGACTTCGGCCCGCCCACGGCCGCGCCACGTGCCCACTTTGAAATGCTATTAAAAAGTGAGCTGCTCAGGCATGAAGCACTAGCGCAAGAGGCCCAAAACCCTTCAAATTCATCCGGCGACACCCCTGCAGACCCGGGCGCGGCCCCGCAAGCCGGCGTGGCCTTTCTCTTCGGGTCCGAGCGGTTCGGCATGACCAACGAAGACGTGTACCGCTGCCATGTAGCGCTGTCGATTCCCACCAACCCGGGTTTCGGCTCGCTCAACCTGGGAGCAGCCATCCAGGTGATCGCCTACGAATGGCGCCAGGCATTGGGCGGTTTTGCGGTGCAGGACGCCACCCCGCCGCGCGCGCTGGCCGACGCGGCGCAGGTGGCGGGGATGCTGGGCCACTGGGAGCAGGCGCTCACCTCCATCGGCTTCCTGGACCCGGCCGCGCCCAAGAAGCTCATGCCCCGCCTTAACCAGCTTTTCAACCGCGCGCAGCTCAGCCCCGAGGAAATCCACATCTTGAGAGGTGTCGCCAAAGCCATGATCGAGACGGCGCAGGCGAAACGATAG